One window from the genome of Candidatus Limnocylindrales bacterium encodes:
- a CDS encoding sigma-54 dependent transcriptional regulator — MAQRILVVDDDPLICRQLEDLFRERHYEVDSAGNATEALALLEQFDYALGVVDLKIPGTDGLSLTRQIHERWTDFGVIIITGYASIKGAVEAIRQGANDYITKPFEREEILLATEKILEKRRLLDEISYLRSQLSERYSFANMVSRNPVMHEIFRTIEALSQNDATVLITGESGTGKELAARAVHFQGRRKSGRFVAINCAAFPDTLLETELFGHERGAFTGAVQDRTGKIELANGGTLFLDEIESISPSMQLKLLRVLEQREVEKLGGNRLIKVNIRVIAATNRDLEQMVARGEMREDFFYRINVVPIVIPPLRDRLEDIPLLATEILKNNPHSRERGGMRVSNKALQVLMSYHWPGNVRELGNVLERSILKAAGPMIKDVDLPVGSGSPSATTGPGRARDYELPLREFLKRAEKDYLASVLRRARGGISSTSKHAMVDAATLHRKMKQHGLKREDFRRPREPQSTG; from the coding sequence ATGGCGCAACGTATTCTAGTCGTAGACGACGATCCTCTCATCTGCCGCCAGCTCGAGGACCTGTTCCGCGAGCGGCACTACGAAGTCGACAGCGCGGGCAATGCGACCGAGGCACTGGCGCTGCTCGAACAGTTCGACTACGCACTCGGCGTCGTCGACCTGAAGATCCCGGGCACCGACGGTCTCAGCCTTACGCGGCAGATCCACGAACGCTGGACCGACTTCGGCGTCATCATCATCACCGGCTACGCATCGATCAAAGGCGCCGTCGAGGCCATCCGCCAGGGTGCCAACGACTACATCACCAAGCCGTTCGAGCGCGAAGAGATCCTGCTGGCGACCGAAAAGATCCTGGAAAAGCGCCGGCTGCTCGATGAAATCAGCTATCTGCGCAGCCAGCTTTCGGAGCGCTATTCGTTCGCGAACATGGTCAGCCGCAATCCCGTCATGCACGAGATTTTCCGGACGATCGAGGCGCTGTCGCAAAACGACGCGACTGTTCTGATCACCGGCGAGTCGGGCACGGGCAAGGAGCTGGCGGCGCGCGCCGTGCACTTCCAGGGCCGTCGCAAGAGCGGGCGCTTCGTGGCGATCAATTGTGCGGCGTTTCCGGATACGCTGCTCGAGACCGAGCTGTTCGGACACGAGCGCGGAGCGTTCACCGGCGCCGTCCAGGACCGCACCGGCAAGATCGAGCTGGCCAACGGCGGCACGCTGTTCCTCGACGAGATCGAGAGCATCTCACCATCGATGCAGCTCAAGCTGCTGCGCGTGCTCGAGCAGCGCGAGGTCGAAAAGCTCGGCGGCAACCGCCTGATCAAGGTGAACATCCGCGTGATCGCGGCCACCAACCGCGACCTCGAGCAGATGGTCGCGCGCGGCGAGATGCGCGAGGATTTCTTCTATCGCATCAACGTCGTGCCGATCGTGATCCCGCCGCTGCGCGACCGGCTCGAAGACATCCCGCTGCTGGCGACCGAGATCCTGAAGAACAATCCGCACTCCCGGGAACGGGGCGGAATGCGCGTGTCCAACAAGGCGCTCCAGGTCCTGATGTCGTACCACTGGCCGGGAAACGTTCGCGAGCTCGGCAACGTGCTCGAGAGGTCGATCCTCAAGGCCGCCGGGCCGATGATCAAGGACGTCGATCTGCCGGTCGGAAGCGGCTCGCCGTCGGCGACAACCGGCCCGGGCCGGGCTCGCGACTACGAGCTGCCGCTGCGCGAGTTCCTGAAGCGCGCCGAGAAAGACTACCTGGCGTCCGTGCTGCGCCGCGCCAGAGGCGGGATTTCCTCGACGTCCAAGCACGCCATGGTCGACGCAGCCACGCTGCATCGCAAGATGAAGCAGCACGGGCTGAAGCGGGAGGATTTCCGGCGTCCTCGCGAGCCCCAGTCGACGGGCTGA
- a CDS encoding acyl-CoA dehydrogenase family protein, translated as MQERQARKISVEEIASIVDATDEIVRAAVKSASERTDGGKNIDSWQVHSERVAYVATEALAARAMLDYARGAVAAGIDAGVLVDEAAVYAGEVAARLCGQMVAAGSDFALPQGLFDRTLGSAAIRERIEACASEDRIRSIGRATASQRGANNAWMPEDDVVMVRDSVRSFAQKEVAPLAERIHRHDELVPDTLIRAMADMGYFGMSAPETYGGLGMGNLAMIITTEELSRVSLAAAGSLITRPEILTKALLKGGTEEQKKKWLAPVSAGEIMVGISVTEPNTGSDVASVACRAEPAEVGGRSGWLINGAKAWCTFAGRANVLALLARTNPDLKTGARGLSLFIVEKDAFDGHEFEMRQPTGGVLHGKADATPGYRGMHSYTLAFENYFVPSENLIGGEGGLNKGFYLQMNGFAAGRLQTGGRATGLAQAALEAAAAYAIDRKQFGSALVDFQLTQYKLGRMATATQVARQITYRAARAMDADETISLEPAMAKLLACDVAVAVTQEGQLLHGGWGYAEEYPISRYVVDATVLPIFEGVKPVLELKVIARQLLAAS; from the coding sequence ATGCAGGAGAGGCAGGCACGCAAGATCAGCGTCGAGGAGATCGCTTCGATCGTCGACGCGACGGACGAGATCGTTCGCGCGGCGGTAAAATCCGCATCCGAGCGCACCGACGGCGGAAAGAACATCGACTCGTGGCAGGTCCACTCCGAGCGCGTCGCCTACGTAGCGACCGAAGCCCTTGCTGCGCGCGCAATGCTCGACTACGCGCGCGGCGCCGTAGCGGCCGGCATCGACGCTGGCGTGCTCGTCGACGAGGCTGCCGTATACGCTGGTGAAGTCGCCGCCCGGCTCTGCGGCCAGATGGTCGCGGCCGGATCGGATTTCGCGCTGCCGCAGGGGCTGTTCGATCGTACGCTCGGCTCGGCAGCCATCCGCGAGCGGATCGAAGCGTGCGCCAGCGAAGACCGCATCCGCTCGATCGGCCGCGCAACGGCGTCGCAGCGGGGAGCCAACAACGCATGGATGCCCGAGGACGACGTCGTCATGGTGCGCGACTCGGTGCGAAGCTTCGCGCAGAAAGAAGTCGCGCCTCTTGCCGAGCGCATTCACCGGCACGACGAGCTGGTGCCCGACACGCTCATCCGCGCGATGGCCGACATGGGATATTTCGGGATGTCTGCGCCGGAGACGTACGGCGGCCTCGGCATGGGCAACCTCGCGATGATCATCACGACCGAGGAGCTGTCGCGCGTATCGCTCGCAGCCGCGGGCTCGCTGATCACGAGGCCGGAGATCCTGACCAAGGCCCTGCTCAAGGGCGGGACCGAAGAGCAGAAAAAGAAGTGGCTGGCACCGGTCAGCGCCGGCGAGATCATGGTCGGCATCTCCGTGACCGAGCCGAATACCGGATCCGACGTCGCATCGGTCGCGTGCCGTGCGGAGCCGGCGGAAGTCGGCGGACGCAGCGGATGGCTGATCAACGGTGCGAAGGCATGGTGCACGTTTGCCGGCCGCGCGAACGTGCTTGCGCTGCTCGCACGCACCAATCCCGACCTGAAGACCGGAGCACGCGGTCTGTCGCTGTTCATCGTCGAGAAGGATGCGTTCGACGGCCACGAGTTCGAGATGCGCCAGCCGACCGGCGGCGTGCTGCACGGCAAGGCGGACGCGACTCCGGGCTACCGCGGCATGCATTCGTACACGCTCGCGTTCGAGAACTACTTCGTGCCTTCCGAGAACCTGATCGGCGGCGAGGGTGGACTCAACAAGGGATTCTACCTGCAGATGAACGGCTTCGCGGCGGGGCGCCTGCAGACGGGTGGGCGCGCAACCGGCCTCGCGCAGGCTGCGCTCGAAGCGGCCGCAGCCTATGCGATCGATCGAAAGCAGTTCGGCAGTGCGCTCGTCGACTTCCAGCTGACCCAGTACAAGCTCGGGCGCATGGCGACGGCGACGCAGGTCGCGCGCCAGATCACCTATCGTGCGGCGCGTGCGATGGACGCCGACGAGACGATTTCGCTCGAGCCGGCGATGGCCAAGCTCCTCGCGTGCGACGTTGCCGTGGCCGTGACCCAGGAAGGGCAGTTGCTGCACGGGGGGTGGGGCTATGCCGAGGAGTACCCCATCTCGCGCTACGTCGTCGATGCGACCGTTCTTCCGATTTTCGAGGGGGTCAAGCCCGTCCTCGAGCTGAAGGTCATCGCGCGGCAACTGCTCGCGGCCTCCTAG
- a CDS encoding AAA family ATPase, with product MYAHFYHLSENPFNLTPDPKFHYINESTREALAAVLYGIKSRKGFLTLIGEAGTGKTTLLRRIVDEIEGETRVVFVFNPGVSFDELLEYLCMELGIRTDPGGRLQLIERLNHYLLEQLTDGRNVVVIIDEAQTLDDEVLEELRMLSNLETSKEKILQIVLSGQPELEEKLRRPNLRQLRQRIGVRATLKPMRSDEIRAYVETRLRSAGGQKAELFTSAALMRCWQASQGIPRVINVICDNAMMVAFAEGSERITISVMNAAIRDLDGETRSQAWMGSFREKISRPALRYGIAAVVVIGAAFALGRGLADRPWESSRGLSSIVKTTPAPEAASASARPAPPAPVAVARVEPPRPNVAPAAPVAPIPAPAPESVPAPAKPEGLYGIPAEVPPAVPTQATAAASPPSAPTRDPSLQAGLPPAVGALGDTTYNVASPPQAQPPASSVLTLPAAPARPDPAASEEANQAAAQEAAIGETVQGSLRRAEEAARSTAARLYGSGSPEPASDLRGRDVASLSKRTSISDQLSDDEKAKALRQRKEIERQAAEAKAAEAKAAEARAAEARTAEAMRRTELPPPATPASRLPAEAPPSVASAPTGLADGLENAASYTAASAPARAPRAGEAPAVGRHLRVTRGDTVWAIAMQYYGSVDSSVLTEIYRYNPEIRNAHQLPVGSEVFVPFLKPEHMVDPVQGGGYRVLVAESTEPGEIAKASSWAASRLPGRELRTASKGHDNPVQTVYATGFTGREAALAAARQLLGPRSQ from the coding sequence ATGTACGCTCACTTCTACCACCTCTCGGAAAATCCCTTCAATCTGACCCCGGACCCGAAGTTCCACTACATCAACGAGTCCACGCGCGAAGCCCTCGCCGCGGTGCTCTACGGGATCAAGTCGAGAAAGGGCTTCCTGACACTGATCGGGGAGGCGGGTACCGGAAAGACCACGCTGCTGCGTCGCATCGTCGACGAGATCGAGGGCGAGACGCGCGTCGTCTTCGTCTTCAACCCCGGAGTCTCATTCGACGAGCTTCTCGAGTACCTGTGCATGGAGCTCGGCATCCGCACGGATCCGGGCGGCCGCCTGCAACTGATCGAGCGGCTCAACCATTACCTGCTCGAACAGCTCACCGACGGACGCAACGTCGTCGTCATCATCGACGAAGCCCAGACGCTCGACGACGAGGTTCTCGAAGAGCTTCGCATGCTGTCGAACCTCGAGACCTCCAAGGAAAAGATCCTGCAGATCGTGCTGAGCGGCCAGCCCGAGCTGGAAGAAAAGCTGCGGCGGCCGAACCTGCGCCAGCTCCGGCAGCGGATCGGCGTGCGGGCCACGCTCAAGCCGATGCGCAGCGACGAGATCCGTGCGTACGTGGAAACGCGCCTGCGAAGCGCCGGCGGTCAGAAGGCCGAGCTTTTCACCAGCGCCGCCCTGATGCGCTGCTGGCAGGCGTCGCAGGGAATCCCGCGCGTCATCAACGTGATCTGCGACAACGCAATGATGGTTGCGTTCGCCGAAGGCAGCGAGCGCATCACGATCTCGGTGATGAATGCGGCGATTCGCGATCTCGACGGCGAGACGCGCTCGCAGGCGTGGATGGGAAGTTTTCGCGAGAAGATTTCCCGGCCGGCGCTGCGGTACGGAATCGCAGCGGTGGTCGTGATCGGTGCCGCATTCGCTCTCGGGCGCGGCCTCGCCGATCGTCCGTGGGAGTCGTCGCGGGGATTGTCGTCGATCGTCAAGACCACGCCGGCGCCGGAAGCAGCCTCGGCTTCCGCACGGCCGGCGCCCCCAGCGCCTGTTGCCGTTGCGCGCGTGGAACCGCCGCGTCCGAATGTCGCTCCCGCTGCACCGGTCGCACCGATACCGGCTCCGGCACCGGAGTCTGTCCCTGCTCCGGCCAAACCCGAAGGGCTCTACGGCATTCCGGCGGAGGTCCCGCCTGCTGTCCCGACGCAAGCGACGGCCGCAGCCAGTCCCCCGTCGGCGCCGACGCGCGATCCGTCTTTGCAGGCCGGCCTTCCGCCGGCCGTCGGCGCTCTCGGCGACACCACGTACAACGTGGCAAGTCCGCCTCAGGCACAGCCGCCGGCATCTTCCGTTTTGACCTTGCCTGCGGCTCCCGCGCGACCGGACCCGGCCGCATCGGAAGAAGCCAACCAGGCAGCGGCGCAGGAAGCCGCCATCGGTGAGACAGTCCAGGGCAGTTTGCGGCGAGCCGAAGAGGCGGCCCGCTCGACTGCCGCCCGGCTGTACGGCAGCGGTTCGCCGGAGCCGGCGTCCGACCTCAGGGGTCGTGACGTTGCCTCGCTCTCGAAGCGGACGTCGATCAGCGATCAGCTGAGCGACGACGAAAAGGCCAAGGCGCTGCGCCAGCGCAAAGAGATCGAGCGGCAGGCGGCCGAGGCGAAGGCCGCCGAAGCCAAAGCGGCAGAAGCGCGTGCCGCTGAAGCGCGGACGGCGGAAGCCATGCGCCGAACCGAGCTGCCTCCGCCGGCCACGCCTGCATCGCGGCTGCCCGCGGAAGCACCACCGTCGGTCGCCTCGGCACCGACCGGACTCGCGGACGGGCTCGAAAATGCAGCGTCTTATACCGCGGCATCCGCTCCGGCACGTGCGCCGAGAGCCGGCGAGGCACCTGCCGTCGGGCGGCACCTGCGCGTGACGCGAGGCGACACGGTCTGGGCTATCGCGATGCAGTATTACGGAAGCGTCGATTCGTCGGTGCTGACCGAGATCTATCGCTACAACCCCGAGATCCGTAACGCGCACCAGCTGCCGGTCGGAAGCGAGGTCTTCGTTCCGTTCCTCAAGCCGGAGCACATGGTGGATCCGGTCCAGGGCGGCGGCTATCGCGTGCTGGTCGCGGAAAGCACCGAACCCGGCGAGATCGCGAAGGCTTCGTCATGGGCAGCGTCCCGGCTGCCGGGCCGCGAGCTGCGAACCGCGAGCAAAGGGCACGACAACCCCGTGCAGACGGTTTACGCCACCGGCTTCACCGGGCGGGAAGCGGCGCTGGCCGCAGCGCGGCAGCTGCTCGGACCCCGGTCTCAGTAA